TTAACCAGCTGCATTTTTCTGTAACGTTAAGTTTGATTTCCGGGCTTTATACTATTAGATACTGATACACAACGTTGCGTTAGCTGGAACACGagtctctcttttttaatcTCGATTAGAGTCACACTGCATGAATGTGGCTGAGTGCTCTGAAAGCTGGCCACATGTCAGTCACGATTAATGGGATTTTGTGGTCAGGCAGCCACACTGtgtcagcagcatgttagcttagctcactCTTCTTAGCACCTCTACAGCAGAAATATTTTatgttaaatgtattttacagcCAATCATCTAAATCATCCATCTACACTAGGCATGGCTTCACATTCGTGTCTACAGAATCTCAGGTTTTCTCTGGGTGAAAACCAAACGCCGAACTCCATTCAGTAATCGGATATTTTAAAGTTACCTCTTTGACTTCAAAAtctcaaagtgtaaaaacataaTTTCACGTCACGAATGCATCTTTAGAGTCTTCTAGTAAATTCGGCATATAGCTGTGGTTTATTGACCAAACGCACcccttttatttattaaaaccTCTGTAATTACACACTGTTAATGAAGAAACCTAATGTAAAGTTCAACAAGATCACTGATGCTTTATGCACTCTTTTTATGCGGGGTTGATGTCTGTTCGGAGATATCAGAAGAATGCCTCAAAATCACGTTTAACCCTTATGTAACATGGCTGATAAAAGAAGGTAAAATCATTCTGTTTCTCAATGGAGTTTGGCGCAGTGTTGTGTCGAGAGTAGACAACCCCATAATTCATCTTATCTTGTGTGCAGCCTGCCAGGTCATCCTGTTCAGGTAACAGCAGCTGATCATCAAAGTGCAAAACCTTCAAAGTGAGCCAGTAGAAAACATGTGAGGTAGTCATGATAAGTAATGATGAGGTCATCACGCCAGCGATCAGGCGATAGTAATAACTCTGAAATGATTAACATCAGGACTTAAAAGGCAAAATCACTGGATGATGCGTCATTTCAAACATCTTAGCTGAAGTGGATCTGGTCTGGACCCACTGACTGTTTCTTGTCATGTTACTTTCAGCTCACActgattttaaatgcagtgtgAATTGTAACATGATCTCTCATCTAACTTCAATACTAACCTGTAACTGTTAACAACACAGGGGTTCTGCCATCTCCAAGATAGTGGGCGCCAATGCTGCTTGCAATTCCAAATTTGACAACACCGTAAAAATGTGGGTGTTTGAGGAGATGGTGAACGGGCGCAAACTGACTGACATAATCAACACtgaacatgaaaatgtgaagtACCTTCCGGGGCACAAACTACCAGCGAATGTGGTAAGAAACTGTTGGTTTCTCACCATTTAACAGTGATGAAATGCTTCTGCCTGTTGCCCTGCAGTCTGTTTAGTGCATGGATGTACTGTAGTCCCAAAATGTTGAGTATTTTGTGGCACTTTCTGCATAATGTGTACTGTACAGACACATTTTGCTTTGTATCTGCTTTTGTTCCTGTTGCCTTAAAGAGCTTCCTCCATCACAGCCTCCATAACAGATGTTTAATTAGGAATTTAACCGCTGTAATACCATTTTCTGATTGTGTTATTAAAGCAGGTTGTTGCCAGCTCAAATGTACATCAGACTTTTTAATGTATGTCTTTCAACACCACCCTTCCTTCCTCAGCTGGCTGTTCCGGACCTGGTGGAGGCGTCCAGCGATGCTGACATTTTGGTGTTCGTGATCCCGCACCAGTTTGTTGGGAAAGTGTGTGACACCATTAAGGGCAAGATAAAGAACGATGCAGTGGGGATATCCCTCATCAAGGTTCgactttgctgtttgtttgtcatcGTCTGTGAATTTTGGTGTGGTGCTAATTCATGTTGGGTGACAGATTCGTTTGGTTACAGCAGCCGTGCGCCTGGTGTGGCGTGGCCTAATGTAATTACACTGCTCAGGTGCGTGTTTCTGTTCCTCCAGGGTGTCGACGAAGGGCCCGATGGACTTAAACTCATCTCTGACGTGATCCAGGAGAAGCTCGGTATCACCATGAGCGTGCTGATGGGAGCCAACATCGCCAATGAGGTCGCTGATGAGAAGTTTTGTGAGACCACCATCGGTTAGTCTGATCAgtgttgaatgtttttttttttcatttcctgcctggACTTATTGCTCAGAATAGcactgttttgttgtcatttgcTCGGTTAGGACACAGTTGCACTTTGATCAAGATTTAAAGTTGCGATAAGTGCGTTAAGCAGCAAGTCTGTTTGTTGCAGTTTGTGCTCTCAAGTTTTCTGCTTCGTCAGTATGGAGGTGAAAGTTCAGCCTGCTTTGCAGTTGCTGTGTAAATGACACGGTGTGCTGGTTCAGTCTGACATTTCCCTGACGTGCACAGCATGCTTCATGAGATTTACTATTCGTGTTGGAACACCGGCCTGTTTTGACATGATTAATATTTGTTGGATGAGAGCCGGCAAAGCTAACTCATTTGAGGCCGTGAGGAATTACAGCCGTACTCTCAAAGTCTCAAAGACTCTTGATTAAAAATCTCCTAGTTTTAAATGGTGGTGACCGCCACAACAGGTCATCTGGTAGAGATGCTAAAAAGAAAAccagataattttttttttctgcttccagGATGTAAGAACAAAACCCACGGGGCCCTCCTGAAGGAACTCATGCAGACTAATAACTTCCGAGTTACTGTAGTAGAAGAATACGATGTGGTGGAAATCTGTGGAGCCCTGAAGGTGAGTTTTTGATATAAGACGCAGCTGCATGCAGGAAAGGGGAGTTCTTGCTTGCTATGTCTTAGATTTGAACTTGCTAACGTTACTATTGTGCAAAATGGGAATTAGCTGAGCCCCTTTCAGCAAGTGTCCGTTCAGCAGCCGTGACAGCtgcaaaactctgcagctctgtctttgTACACTGGGCGAAAAGTCAGATCTAATGCGCGGAGTTACATTCCTCCATCGCTGTCCTGTCAAATCTGTCCAACATAATACGTCTCTGTAAAGGTAAAACTACTTGATTGTATACACAGGAGTACACTGGCAGTAAAAGACTGCTGACAAATCACAGAAAGTGACATGTAGTTTGGTCTCTAAGCAGCTACACTGACTGAATAAATCTGCCTCTGGGAAACGCGCCCGACTCCAAATGTTCAATAAAATATAAAGCAGTGCACTTACAGTGTTTAAAGGCACaatatttatttcactgtcCTGCAGTGCTGAGAGGTGTCAAGTTTGCATCTGCCTCAATAGTCAACGTGCTGCCATTTAGCACAGTCTTTCCATTTGATGTTTATCTATTCATAGGCTTTAGATAAAAGGTGGCGTAATTCTGCACAGACGCTTCATGAACGTGGCTTAATGTTTGCAGTTGGTGAATGACTGGTGAGACGGACAGTGTTGGAGGTTTTGTCTCCATGTGATTCAGTTAAGTTTGTCCAGTTTACTAATCTACACAACTACAGCTTCAGATATTTGTGAAAGTGTGGGTGGTGGTTTGCTGAGTTTCACCTCAGTCAAACTCTCTAAACTGCTTGGAGAGATGCACTATGATTACTTCTCCAAATCTAATTGGAAATTAGATTCGTAAATTGATTCATTAGACAGTGTTTGAATGCTGTTCTATCCGTCCtcttacctcctcctcctcctcgtccgtCCTTCAGAACATCGTTGCGGTCGGTGCAGGCTTCTGTGACGGTCTGGGCTTCGGGGACAACACCAAGGCTGCGGTGATCAGGTTGGGCCTGATGGAGATGATCGCCTTCGCCCGCATTTTCTGCACTGCTGGGCCCGTGTCCTCAGCAACCTTCCTGGAGAGCTGCGGCGTGGCCGACCTCATCACAACCTGCTACGGCGGCCGCAACCGCAAAGTGGCTGAAGCTTTTGTGAAGACGGGGAAGGTGAGAGCTTAGACTTTCAAAtgcttctcctttttcttttgagAGAAGGAAATATATCCAGCGTATTTGGATTTTAAGAAGCAGGTCTGATTGAGCAGACAAAGCCCATGATTGCTTGAAAAATGCGACACAGTGGACTAAACGTCTGTAGGTCCATGAAGTAAGAGCTAAGAAGGAAGACAAATACGAAGACATTACTATCTTTAAAAATCTTCCCGATAGCTTTCTGATCTTTAACATTCAACCACAGGCTCTAATATGTTGTATTATAAACCTTAGACTGAAAATAACTAATTTATTTATAAATCAACTTTCAAAAATGTTGCTGCAAAGTAAAAGTTACATAAATGTTTATCATGTTGTCCCACTCATTATTACCTAACCCagtataaaaaaacaaacaaacaaagcagcgCACATCTGAAGTCAACACagatttgtctgtgtgtcaatCAATCAGTGTGTCGTTGCCAGCCGATGAGTCACAGGCTGTGAGGCTTCTGGCTCGTTCTGACAGAACCTGTCAGCATGCTGACGGTTCGCTGTCACGCCGAACAGAAAGTCCGTCTTTTCTGAAGCGCTCCAGGAGGCTTACTGCTTCCTACATTAAGTACCCGAAACTTCACAAGCAATGAAAACGTTGGTTCATGGAATCGGTCAATTAATTCAAAGTCGTCACTACACATATTAGAGTCTGGGCAGACACGGACATAAACCGCAGCTTGACTAGTTGGCGGAGGAATACAGCCGTTCCAGTTCTGTTTGTCATCACACGTCTGCATGTCCTGTTTGCTCTCTCGCTCAGTCCATCGAGGACCTGGAGAAAGAGATGCTGAATGGTCAGAAGCTGCAGGGACCAGCGACAGCAGCTGAGGTCTATCTCATCCTCAAGCACAAGAACCTAGTTGACAAGTAAGTTCAGCGGCAACACAGCACCCAGAACCACAGCCGTCTCTGAACGCTGCTTAGAGACGACATCAGTCATAAAGTCGTTGTTCTTGCACTCAACGGTAcgtcctcctccctgcaggttCCCGCTGTTCAATGCAGTGTATCAGATCTGCTATCAGGACCATCCTGTCTCTGAGTTCATAAGCTGTTTGCAGAACCACCCAGAGCACATGTAACGACAGGAAACTGACCAAGTGCCTTCTAGAAATGAAGAACATTATCATTTTTCACCTGTTACTCATCAGAAATGGACTGCGGGGGGGTGACCAGTCGCTCACTCCACAGCCGTCATGCATCTCAGTGGCTCCAGCCGGCGTGTGGAGAGGTTGCATGACGTTGATGTGTTCACCTCTCGTTCGaccactctctctctttaacaTTCAGTTATCTGACATATTTTAAGTGCTAACTGTTGAGGGTTTCCTTTCCCCGTGTGTCACATAGCTCTTTTTGCCTgagatttttgtctttttctttctttttttgtcgAGCCAGATGAAATCAGAATGCATGGTGTCACTTTCAGGACAGCAACCAGattacaaacactgacacagaaatcCAGACCGATCGTGATTGGATATGAATTTTAGAAAACATCTGTTCATGACATTGACTTTTAGTTTGGCCCTTGGCTGCCGTTCAGTTACTAACGTATTTGTACAACGGTTATGTGGTACTACATCATGCATTCAGATTTTGGCAGGGCCAACCACTCAGGGCAAAGACCTATTGACAGCCTTCTGTAGGAGGAATTCTCATTATCTAGCATTTATGTTGCCGTCCAGTGAATGCCTGCCCATCACCACCAGTTGTTTAATTCTACAGTAGATGTAATACCTCACTTCGTTATGTCTTTGTATGCTCTGAAGTGTCTTACATaattcactgtttcctgtcttgtACTGTATAACGACGCTCTGTCGAACGCACAGCAACTGTTTTTAACGTTAAAATGAAAGTGCCTTAGAACGCCCGGTTGCTAAGTCTTGCTTgataattgttttctttttttttgtttttgttgtttgtcaaaCCAAAGACTTCACGTCCGTCCACTAATGCCATTTGTTATTGTGACCCTGCCTGACCCTGTTTTCACTCAGTTATGACTAATGTGTTGGAAATTCTGTCATCATTTGTCTGTGAATAAATTAATTCAGTCATCAAATCACTGCTGGAATTATTTTTCACTCTCGCATTAGGAAGGCAATCATGTCTACTGTTTTAACTTCACAGTTAACGCCATTACTTCTAATCCAGCATTGTTCAAGTAAGAGTCAACCAAATCcccaaatgttcagtttgaagGACGAGTTTGACGCTCTGGGAGCTGCAC
This region of Chaetodon auriga isolate fChaAug3 chromosome 10, fChaAug3.hap1, whole genome shotgun sequence genomic DNA includes:
- the LOC143326600 gene encoding glycerol-3-phosphate dehydrogenase [NAD(+)], cytoplasmic, with the translated sequence MAAPKKVCIIGSGNWGSAISKIVGANAACNSKFDNTVKMWVFEEMVNGRKLTDIINTEHENVKYLPGHKLPANVLAVPDLVEASSDADILVFVIPHQFVGKVCDTIKGKIKNDAVGISLIKGVDEGPDGLKLISDVIQEKLGITMSVLMGANIANEVADEKFCETTIGCKNKTHGALLKELMQTNNFRVTVVEEYDVVEICGALKNIVAVGAGFCDGLGFGDNTKAAVIRLGLMEMIAFARIFCTAGPVSSATFLESCGVADLITTCYGGRNRKVAEAFVKTGKSIEDLEKEMLNGQKLQGPATAAEVYLILKHKNLVDKFPLFNAVYQICYQDHPVSEFISCLQNHPEHM